In bacterium, the genomic stretch CCAGAAGCTCGATTCTCTTTTCGGTGGTGAAGCGTGGTATCATGCGGGCGATGAAGGGCAGGCCGACTTCCGCCTTGTACCGACGGCAGAAATCCTCCAGCCATTCGTCGGAACCCATGAAGAAGCTGTCGTCCTGGATATTTATGCCCCGGATGAAGGGCATCTTTTGCCGGATCCACGCAATCTCGGCGATGCTGTTCTCCACCGACCTGCGGCGCAGCCACTGCTTGCCGAACTGCCGCCAGAAGAAGCTGTTGACGCAGTAAGTACACTGGTAGGGGCAACCCCGGCTGGTCAAGAGTCGGTAGTAGGTTCCCTCCCAGGTGTTGTATTTCCGGTAGGATTCCCAATCCATCCGCAGGACGCCATTCCCGTCGGAGTAGTAGGAGCGCGCGACGTCGTAATCCGGGAAGGGGAGGGAGTCGAGGTCGCTTATGAGCTCGAGCCGGCCGCCGGCGCGAACCTCGGCGGCGTCCTCACCCGGAAGGACGAAGTTGGGCAACCGACGGTCCCCACTCCGTTCCAGGGCGTCCAGGTATGCGGTCCAGGTGGCCTCCGCCTCGGTCAGGCAGACCGCATCGGCGTAGGGCAGGCACTCCTCGGGGCGAATGGCTGCGTGTATCCCGCCCCACACCACGTGACGGCCCTCGGCCCGGGCGCACTCGGCCACCCGCACCGCCCGGTGGTACTCCGGCGTCATCACCGACAGGCCGACAACGTCTATGGAGAGCTCGTCCAAGAGGCTTACGAAAGCGGCCAGCTCGCGGGACGTCTCTAAGCGGCGCTCCTGGAAGGTCGTGCTTTCCTTGATGAGGAACAGAAGGTAGGTGTTGTGACCAGCGGCGTTTCCCAGTGAGGAGAGGAGGCGCAGCCCCGGGGCGTACGCCAGCGAGTCGAAGCAGACCAGGAGGACATTGGCCATCGCTTTAGCCTATCGTCATTTGAGACAATGCCCACTATAGCATAGAACCGTGGGCGTTTCCACGGAGCGGTTGATTGTTGGCGGCTGTTGAAGGACAATAGGCGCAATAAAAATCCGTCTAATCCGAGGCCTTTTAACCCATCCCGCCGGTGTAGCCCCAATGAGTGAACCGATACGCATTAAAGCCGGCCTGCGCAACGTCAAAGTCAATCGGAACTACATCCTCCTGATCGCGGCCATCTTCGCCGCGGAGCTGGGGTACGGCATCGTCATCCCAGCGTTGCAGCTCTACTCGACCAAGGTCCTGGGCGCCACGGTCGGGCTGGTCGGCGTGGCCATCGCCGCCTTCCCCTTTACCAACACGTTTCTGAAAATTTT encodes the following:
- a CDS encoding radical SAM protein, producing MANVLLVCFDSLAYAPGLRLLSSLGNAAGHNTYLLFLIKESTTFQERRLETSRELAAFVSLLDELSIDVVGLSVMTPEYHRAVRVAECARAEGRHVVWGGIHAAIRPEECLPYADAVCLTEAEATWTAYLDALERSGDRRLPNFVLPGEDAAEVRAGGRLELISDLDSLPFPDYDVARSYYSDGNGVLRMDWESYRKYNTWEGTYYRLLTSRGCPYQCTYCVNSFFWRQFGKQWLRRRSVENSIAEIAWIRQKMPFIRGINIQDDSFFMGSDEWLEDFCRRYKAEVGLPFIARMIPRFTTEKRIELLADAGFDYAGIGLQTGSERLSLEVYERVQDNAKFLENDWILSKYGVAKSYDILVDNPFETERDTLETIDILLRLKKPFYVVTYSLTPFPETRFYDKAKSAGFLDRMPDPYNSAMYATDPDNYYTPKTLRRLIETAPYIPKALLRYCRGHWKGSLVGWFAPQLTRFYQWIIRVINWGRYKHPWFLRLVLFLGRIWGRTGLRREIPREEIHPES